From the Borrelia puertoricensis genome, one window contains:
- the tpiA gene encoding triose-phosphate isomerase encodes MRKIFLAGNWKMHYTSMEAAGVAKQIVDGVKNIKDDVVVMITPAFTSLCKVCEVTRGSNVLLGAQNMSYEDSGARTSEISPSMLLEFGVDYVILGHSECRTYLGDTDEVVNKKVLAGLKHPFKYLIFCIGETLEERENNKTLDVVLNQIRKGLISVSESDLKRIILAYEPVWAIGTGKTATKEEAQEVHRAIRHEIESLYSASAANNIIIQYGGSVNIDNVEGLMGESDIDGALIGGASLKADSFLNIVNKVAK; translated from the coding sequence ATGAGAAAGATATTTTTAGCGGGAAACTGGAAAATGCATTATACAAGTATGGAAGCCGCAGGTGTTGCTAAACAAATTGTAGACGGAGTTAAAAATATTAAGGATGATGTTGTGGTTATGATAACACCCGCATTTACATCTCTTTGTAAGGTTTGTGAAGTTACGAGGGGAAGTAATGTTCTTCTTGGTGCACAAAATATGTCTTATGAGGATAGTGGAGCAAGAACAAGTGAAATTTCACCTTCTATGCTTTTGGAATTTGGGGTCGATTACGTAATACTTGGGCACTCTGAATGTAGAACTTATCTTGGGGATACTGATGAAGTAGTAAATAAAAAAGTTCTTGCAGGACTTAAACATCCATTTAAGTATTTAATTTTTTGTATTGGGGAAACTCTTGAGGAGAGAGAGAATAATAAAACTTTAGATGTGGTTTTAAATCAGATTAGAAAAGGATTAATTTCTGTGTCTGAATCTGATCTTAAACGAATAATTTTAGCTTATGAGCCTGTATGGGCAATTGGAACTGGAAAGACAGCAACAAAAGAAGAGGCACAAGAAGTTCACAGAGCAATTAGGCATGAGATTGAATCATTGTATTCAGCTTCAGCGGCAAATAACATTATTATTCAGTATGGTGGTTCTGTTAATATTGATAATGTAGAAGGCCTTATGGGTGAGAGTGACATTGATGGAGCATTGATTGGAGGTGCATCTTTAAAGGCCGATTCATTTTTGAATATAGTTAATAAGGTGGCTAAATAG
- the trxA gene encoding thioredoxin — MAISLTKQEFIDKVFDYKNNKEWDFKGKKPAIIDFYADWCGPCKMLAPIYDELSKEYGDRIDFYKVNTDKEQEISMALGVQSLPTIIFVPVGEKPRVSVGFIQKDSFEDAIKDLFKV; from the coding sequence ATGGCAATTAGTTTAACTAAGCAGGAATTTATTGATAAGGTTTTTGATTATAAAAATAATAAAGAGTGGGATTTTAAGGGAAAAAAACCTGCAATAATTGATTTTTATGCTGATTGGTGTGGCCCATGTAAAATGCTTGCTCCGATTTATGATGAACTTTCAAAAGAATATGGAGATAGAATTGATTTTTATAAAGTCAATACTGATAAAGAACAGGAAATTTCTATGGCACTTGGTGTTCAAAGTCTTCCTACTATTATTTTTGTTCCTGTTGGAGAAAAGCCAAGGGTTTCTGTTGGTTTTATTCAAAAAGATTCTTTTGAAGATGCAATTAAAGATTTATTTAAAGTTTAG
- a CDS encoding TrmH family RNA methyltransferase: MSNDILKRIEILSEFITQRRRERIDEVLINRTNYLTLVLEDIFQPQNASATMRTIEILGLSNIHIIETSNKYTLNPGIVLGASKWIDIIKYKCVRSAFDNLKDNGYKIVATSLDNKAIFLEDFPIDSKMAIFFGTELTGLSNTVLENADLHLKIPMYGFTQSYNLSVAVSIVFYSLISRLRKSSIEYLLNEDEKLVLKLDYYRKIVKKYQTIEKLKLF; the protein is encoded by the coding sequence GTGAGTAATGATATCTTGAAGAGAATAGAAATTTTGTCTGAATTTATCACGCAAAGAAGGCGAGAGAGAATAGATGAAGTGTTAATTAATCGCACAAATTATTTGACACTTGTACTTGAAGATATTTTTCAGCCTCAAAATGCAAGTGCGACGATGCGTACGATTGAAATTCTGGGACTTAGTAATATTCATATTATTGAGACCAGTAATAAATATACTTTAAATCCAGGTATTGTTCTTGGAGCTTCAAAATGGATAGATATAATTAAATATAAATGTGTTAGATCTGCATTTGATAATCTTAAGGATAATGGATATAAAATAGTAGCTACATCGTTAGATAATAAAGCTATATTTCTTGAGGATTTTCCAATTGATTCTAAAATGGCAATATTTTTTGGAACAGAATTAACAGGACTTAGTAATACAGTTTTAGAAAATGCTGATTTGCATTTAAAAATTCCAATGTATGGGTTTACTCAAAGTTATAATCTTTCTGTAGCCGTTTCAATAGTCTTTTATTCATTGATTAGTCGTTTAAGAAAAAGTTCTATTGAATATTTGTTGAATGAAGATGAAAAATTGGTTTTAAAACTTGATTATTATAGAAAAATTGTAAAAAAGTATCAAACTATTGAAAAACTTAAGCTTTTCTAA
- a CDS encoding phosphoglycerate kinase, whose product MSIKTIKDCDFSGKRALVRCDFNVPLKEGNITDDTRIKAALPTIEYLKSQGARVVLMSHLGRPKGEKNLKYSLMPVAKRLSELLGQDVKMIPDCIGDEVATTVSCMKNGDIVLLENLRFYKEEEDNCDAFVKKLSQNGDIFVNDAFGTAHRAHASTSGLAAYLPAVGGFLMEKEDEFLGKILRNPESPFVAIIGGSKISSKIAVLESLLPKSNVMVIGGGMAYTFLKVEGYSIGKSLLESEYIDVASSFLKKAKELDVKVILPLDHIVASEFMEDSIPEYVDSVDIPNDKIGMDIGEKTLRKIGEVLVSAKTVIWNGPLGVFEFNAFSKGTAKVAEYVANCSGITVVGGGDSVAAVNKFNLSEKITHVSTGGGASLEYLEGKILPGIKVLEK is encoded by the coding sequence ATGTCAATAAAAACAATAAAGGATTGTGATTTTTCAGGCAAGCGTGCTTTAGTAAGATGTGATTTTAATGTTCCCTTAAAAGAAGGGAACATTACTGATGATACTAGAATTAAGGCTGCATTACCTACAATAGAGTATCTTAAGTCTCAGGGAGCCAGAGTTGTTCTTATGAGTCATTTGGGTAGGCCAAAGGGAGAGAAAAATCTTAAATATTCTCTTATGCCTGTTGCTAAAAGGTTGTCAGAACTATTAGGACAAGATGTTAAGATGATACCTGATTGCATTGGTGATGAAGTAGCAACTACTGTTTCTTGTATGAAAAATGGAGATATTGTTTTACTTGAGAATTTAAGATTTTATAAGGAAGAAGAAGACAATTGTGATGCTTTTGTAAAGAAATTATCTCAAAATGGTGATATTTTTGTAAATGATGCTTTTGGCACTGCTCATAGAGCACATGCTTCTACATCAGGCCTTGCAGCTTATTTACCAGCTGTTGGTGGATTTTTAATGGAAAAAGAAGATGAATTTTTGGGCAAAATTTTAAGAAATCCTGAGAGTCCATTTGTTGCAATAATTGGTGGTTCAAAAATTTCTTCAAAAATTGCAGTACTAGAGTCTCTTTTGCCAAAATCGAATGTAATGGTAATTGGTGGTGGAATGGCATATACCTTTTTAAAGGTAGAAGGGTATTCTATTGGAAAGTCTCTTTTGGAGAGTGAATATATTGATGTGGCTTCATCTTTTTTGAAAAAGGCAAAAGAATTAGATGTGAAAGTTATTTTACCACTTGATCATATTGTTGCAAGTGAATTTATGGAAGATTCTATTCCTGAGTATGTTGATTCTGTTGATATCCCTAATGATAAGATTGGTATGGATATTGGTGAGAAAACTTTGAGAAAAATTGGAGAAGTTCTTGTTAGTGCGAAGACTGTGATTTGGAATGGGCCTCTTGGGGTCTTTGAATTTAATGCTTTTTCTAAAGGTACAGCAAAGGTTGCAGAATATGTTGCAAATTGTTCTGGAATTACGGTTGTTGGTGGAGGAGATTCAGTGGCTGCTGTGAATAAATTTAATTTATCTGAAAAGATAACCCATGTTTCAACAGGGGGTGGTGCTTCTCTTGAATATCTTGAGGGAAAAATTTTACCAGGTATAAAAGTGTTGGAGAAGTAA
- a CDS encoding 16S rRNA (uracil(1498)-N(3))-methyltransferase — MNLILINPDELKNGLILNDSRVKHINEILKLKNNETFKFGIIGEKYIYSCVYQKDVKLFFRENRKIAKSNKLKKLKVIIGLVRPIAAKRIITHLGSIGISELIFFNALLSEKSYLCSKLFKEREYEKYLIEGAMQGGITYIPKVKIFNNLREVLKNTEYEGDNTTKILLERESKNKLVDLNIQTKNTAVIIGPERGFITKEINLIKEYNFNAYNISSNILRTETATIVASAIITSKMNIK; from the coding sequence ATGAACTTAATATTAATAAACCCAGATGAACTTAAAAACGGATTGATACTCAATGATTCAAGAGTAAAACACATAAATGAGATATTAAAACTTAAAAACAATGAAACATTTAAGTTTGGTATTATTGGGGAAAAATACATTTACTCATGCGTATATCAAAAAGATGTAAAACTTTTTTTTAGAGAAAATCGTAAAATAGCAAAGTCAAACAAACTAAAAAAGTTAAAAGTAATAATTGGTTTAGTGCGACCAATTGCAGCAAAAAGAATAATTACACATCTTGGAAGCATCGGAATATCTGAACTGATTTTTTTTAATGCTTTACTTAGCGAAAAATCTTATTTATGTTCCAAACTCTTTAAAGAAAGGGAATATGAAAAATATCTAATAGAAGGTGCCATGCAAGGTGGAATCACCTACATACCAAAAGTCAAAATTTTTAATAATCTAAGAGAAGTTTTAAAGAACACAGAATATGAGGGAGATAATACCACAAAAATACTACTTGAAAGAGAAAGCAAAAACAAATTAGTTGACTTAAATATACAAACAAAGAATACAGCTGTTATTATTGGACCAGAGAGAGGATTTATAACAAAAGAAATAAACTTAATCAAAGAATATAATTTTAATGCCTATAATATCTCATCAAATATTTTAAGAACAGAAACGGCCACAATTGTAGCATCCGCTATTATCACATCAAAAATGAATATTAAATAA
- the ung gene encoding uracil-DNA glycosylase: MEVKIEESWKEMLKGEFCKSYFKRLVNFIKNEYKTKKDKIFPPPKLIFNAFDSLPFKDIKIVILGQDPYHGKGQANGLAFSVNSDIKIPPSLQNIFKEIERSLKIKTIPNGDLTRWATQGVFLLNSILTVEEGCPSSHKDIGWEIFTNEVIKIISNNLNNIVFMLWGNFARGKKELIDASKHLILETSHPSPYSAHNGFLGSNHFSQTLKYLKEHNKIAIDFQ, encoded by the coding sequence GTGGAAGTAAAGATAGAAGAATCTTGGAAAGAAATGTTAAAAGGTGAATTTTGTAAAAGCTATTTCAAAAGGCTTGTGAATTTCATAAAAAACGAATATAAAACTAAAAAGGACAAAATATTTCCACCACCAAAATTAATATTTAATGCATTTGATTCTTTGCCATTCAAAGATATAAAAATAGTCATACTTGGACAAGATCCGTATCATGGAAAAGGACAAGCTAATGGTTTAGCCTTTTCTGTTAATTCAGATATCAAAATACCCCCATCACTACAAAATATTTTTAAAGAAATAGAGAGAAGTTTAAAAATTAAAACTATTCCAAATGGAGATCTAACACGATGGGCAACACAAGGCGTATTTTTACTAAATTCAATATTAACAGTAGAAGAAGGATGTCCATCATCTCACAAGGACATTGGCTGGGAAATTTTTACAAACGAAGTAATAAAAATTATTTCAAACAATCTAAATAATATTGTGTTTATGTTATGGGGTAATTTTGCAAGAGGAAAAAAAGAATTAATAGACGCATCAAAACATTTAATTCTTGAAACAAGTCACCCATCCCCTTACTCTGCACATAACGGTTTTTTAGGCTCAAATCATTTTAGTCAAACTTTAAAATATCTAAAAGAACACAATAAAATTGCAATAGACTTTCAATAG
- the secG gene encoding preprotein translocase subunit SecG, translating into MELFRFLIFVFFIITSFMIVLLVLFQDEQGDSIGGVFGGGSSSIFGAKSSNIAIRITAFFIMLFFIFVIALSFINTKRVDNSLLKDVKANEKSSTFWNDDTNQNDDLVNEDTLKKEK; encoded by the coding sequence TTGGAGTTATTTAGATTTTTAATCTTTGTCTTTTTTATTATTACTTCATTTATGATTGTTTTGTTAGTCTTATTTCAAGATGAACAAGGTGATAGTATTGGAGGCGTGTTTGGAGGTGGTAGTTCTTCTATTTTTGGAGCAAAATCTTCAAATATTGCGATAAGGATTACAGCATTTTTTATTATGCTTTTCTTTATTTTTGTGATAGCATTGTCTTTTATTAATACCAAAAGAGTTGATAACAGTTTGTTAAAGGATGTTAAGGCAAATGAAAAAAGTTCAACGTTTTGGAATGATGATACAAATCAAAATGATGATCTTGTTAATGAAGATACTTTAAAGAAAGAAAAATAA
- the ybeY gene encoding rRNA maturation RNase YbeY: MIKEELNLWAEGVEFKHWDAYYNFILSVLGFLCIKEYEFSVILCNNEYIQKLNSQFRQKSEPTDVLSFNYLEESGQIDHKIQGDLIISLEYLEFSSLEFNVELYDELQRNTIHGILHLIGYTHKTNDFQNEEMLIIQEKVLRETRRVF, encoded by the coding sequence TTGATAAAAGAAGAGTTAAACTTATGGGCAGAAGGTGTTGAGTTTAAACATTGGGATGCTTATTATAATTTTATTTTATCTGTTCTAGGTTTTCTTTGTATTAAAGAATATGAATTTTCTGTTATCTTGTGTAATAATGAGTACATTCAAAAGTTAAATAGTCAATTTAGACAAAAATCTGAGCCCACTGATGTTCTCTCTTTTAATTATCTTGAAGAGAGTGGACAAATAGATCATAAAATACAAGGTGATCTTATAATATCTCTTGAATATTTAGAGTTTAGTTCTTTGGAGTTTAATGTTGAACTGTACGATGAACTTCAAAGGAATACTATACATGGTATTTTACATTTAATAGGATATACTCACAAAACAAATGACTTCCAAAATGAAGAGATGTTAATTATTCAGGAGAAAGTTTTAAGAGAAACCAGAAGGGTATTTTGA
- a CDS encoding hemolysin family protein yields the protein MFKFLSFKNKKIRDADYKNVEEKSKFETSLLKNFNSLKETIVKEIMIPRISVVFVDYFGSKDEILKVVTSSNHSRFPVYRETIDDIIGIIHTKDILLHMWKRDFYEIDLRDIMRKVMFVPESKKIDSLLKEFQENHIHIAIVVDEYGGVAGLVTLEDILEEIVGDIQDEFDNELDEIVPLDDGSYLCTARVLIEDLNEKLGLSLPDGDFDTLGGFVYDLFGRIPLKNEKIKYNNLTFTIKNMHQRNIKVIKISQKEGL from the coding sequence ATGTTCAAGTTTTTGAGTTTTAAAAATAAAAAAATAAGAGATGCTGATTATAAAAATGTTGAGGAAAAGTCGAAATTTGAAACATCTTTGCTTAAGAATTTTAATTCTCTAAAGGAAACAATTGTTAAAGAAATTATGATTCCAAGAATAAGTGTGGTTTTTGTTGATTATTTTGGGAGTAAAGATGAAATTTTGAAAGTTGTGACATCTAGCAATCATTCAAGATTTCCCGTTTATAGAGAAACAATAGATGATATTATTGGGATAATTCATACGAAAGATATACTTTTGCATATGTGGAAGAGAGATTTTTATGAAATAGATCTAAGAGATATTATGCGAAAGGTTATGTTTGTTCCTGAGAGTAAGAAGATTGATTCACTTTTAAAAGAGTTCCAGGAAAATCATATTCATATTGCTATTGTAGTTGATGAATATGGGGGAGTTGCAGGTCTTGTCACTCTTGAAGATATTCTTGAGGAGATTGTAGGAGATATTCAAGATGAGTTTGATAATGAGCTTGATGAAATAGTACCTCTTGATGATGGGAGTTATCTTTGTACTGCTAGAGTTTTGATTGAAGATTTAAATGAAAAACTTGGATTAAGTCTTCCAGATGGGGACTTTGATACTCTTGGGGGATTTGTTTATGATCTATTCGGAAGGATTCCTTTGAAAAATGAAAAAATAAAATATAATAATTTAACATTTACCATTAAAAATATGCATCAAAGAAACATTAAAGTAATAAAAATTTCCCAGAAGGAAGGTTTATGA
- a CDS encoding tetratricopeptide repeat protein has protein sequence MNLKRFLIMLLIFNLNFGSLIGNTTTAIKYYQNAQTYYLMQKYYDAIDELLEAVKINPNYYEAYKFIAEIYYLLKIYNQAQFFIEKAYKMSNGDTEYKILYANILLKNNGTAQAKKFYSEVLAKQKNNIDALVGLASIFEEEGLLVAAANYYLSILEYNQTNYNAFERLMSIYEKLNMNDKAQHLINKVRGNFTSLPDFHKRVAEFSIKTNSLGVAEKYAQNYLMLVRTTYRDFGLVDAYRLLALVYLYQSKYEDATDFLQKAILVDQNSDELYYLLGYSYLKLEIVDKAVLNFERAKSMKKDLEFYDIALEESFFVSNFRSSFQKNNGTNIGISKRYENEGFKAFKNLNLDRAVFNVRNAIDIYPDNDSARFLLAKIYKFMKLDVMAYEELYYLIEHRKVTDTKILDFYDVVTFDIRSSLFFKYGYKTIGDLNRLYNNQTVYRVGIFTQNENKIFGANDLILKYAERILDRNLNIEVVNYRFDYNKDKDYLVSSFSEEFSYARDNNLDLFLMFDLDVDIFKNSANLRVDIFSGKTGVKVKTFDYNSGGVLYLSDILSSFSRDFNNYLPKKGEILQIKRDDVLINLGHVNDVKKGDVFLVLKEGALKYNSDSSSFINYSKSDILGEISIEEIGDYISRGILKAPTLLRDYIQEGYTVFIKK, from the coding sequence ATGAATTTGAAGAGATTTTTGATAATGCTTTTAATTTTTAATTTAAATTTTGGGAGTTTAATAGGTAATACTACAACCGCAATCAAATATTATCAAAATGCGCAAACATATTATCTTATGCAAAAGTATTATGATGCTATTGACGAACTTCTTGAGGCTGTAAAGATTAATCCTAATTATTATGAGGCATATAAGTTTATTGCAGAAATTTATTATCTATTGAAGATATATAATCAGGCTCAGTTTTTTATAGAGAAAGCCTATAAAATGTCAAATGGTGATACTGAATATAAGATTCTTTATGCGAATATATTGCTTAAAAATAATGGAACAGCACAGGCTAAGAAATTTTATTCGGAAGTTTTAGCAAAGCAAAAAAATAATATTGATGCTTTAGTGGGACTTGCTTCAATTTTTGAGGAAGAAGGATTACTTGTTGCAGCTGCTAATTATTATCTATCTATTCTTGAATATAATCAGACAAATTATAATGCCTTTGAGCGTCTTATGAGCATTTATGAAAAATTGAACATGAATGATAAGGCACAGCATTTAATAAACAAAGTAAGGGGTAATTTTACTTCTTTGCCAGATTTTCATAAAAGGGTGGCAGAATTTTCTATTAAGACTAATAGTTTAGGAGTTGCTGAGAAATATGCTCAAAATTACTTAATGTTAGTAAGAACTACTTATAGAGATTTTGGACTTGTTGATGCTTACCGTTTACTTGCCCTTGTTTATTTATATCAGTCTAAATATGAAGATGCAACCGATTTTCTTCAAAAGGCAATACTTGTTGATCAAAATTCTGATGAACTTTATTATTTGCTTGGTTATTCTTATTTGAAACTTGAAATAGTTGATAAAGCTGTTTTAAACTTTGAGAGAGCTAAAAGTATGAAAAAGGACTTAGAATTTTACGATATAGCTCTTGAAGAAAGTTTTTTTGTATCTAATTTTAGGAGTTCATTTCAAAAAAATAATGGTACTAATATAGGAATTTCTAAAAGATATGAAAATGAGGGATTTAAGGCTTTTAAAAATTTAAATTTAGATAGAGCAGTATTTAATGTAAGGAATGCTATTGATATTTATCCTGATAATGATAGTGCTAGGTTTTTGCTTGCTAAAATTTATAAATTTATGAAATTAGATGTGATGGCTTATGAGGAACTCTATTATTTAATAGAGCATAGAAAGGTTACAGATACTAAAATTTTAGATTTTTATGATGTAGTTACATTTGATATTAGAAGTTCTTTGTTTTTTAAGTATGGTTATAAGACTATTGGTGATTTAAATAGGCTTTATAATAATCAAACAGTTTATAGGGTAGGTATTTTTACTCAAAATGAGAACAAAATTTTTGGTGCAAATGATTTAATTTTAAAATATGCTGAGAGAATACTTGATCGTAATTTAAATATAGAAGTAGTTAATTATAGATTCGATTATAATAAAGATAAAGATTATTTGGTAAGTAGTTTTTCTGAAGAATTTTCTTATGCAAGGGATAATAATCTTGATTTGTTTTTGATGTTCGATCTTGATGTAGATATTTTTAAAAATTCGGCTAATTTAAGAGTAGATATTTTTTCAGGTAAGACGGGTGTTAAAGTTAAGACTTTTGATTATAATTCGGGAGGAGTTCTTTATTTAAGTGATATTTTAAGTTCTTTTTCTAGAGATTTTAATAATTATTTACCTAAAAAGGGAGAGATCCTTCAGATTAAGAGAGATGATGTTCTCATTAATCTTGGACATGTGAATGATGTGAAAAAAGGAGATGTTTTTTTAGTTCTTAAAGAAGGGGCTTTAAAGTATAATAGTGATAGTTCTAGTTTTATTAACTATAGTAAGTCAGATATTTTAGGTGAAATTTCTATTGAAGAGATTGGTGATTACATTTCCAGAGGAATTTTAAAAGCACCTACTCTTTTAAGAGATTATATTCAGGAAGGATATACAGTTTTTATAAAAAAATAG
- a CDS encoding PASTA domain-containing protein, producing the protein MSDNRPPHNKNFLDDKNLSSSNDLCEYNENFDRKVLTLPKHVAKGLILTIFGSLIISCAIFFIFLKSSDIVVVPNLSELYLEDAITELQNKELIPYVELKFSSTSLDKGKVIDQNPKKGTVLRLDSKVKIFISKGAVINKVDSFIGKNIDDVLINLKANSINNNRMLYHLLKPIEIESTLPKGTIIRQEPSPGTKISSLVDLQFLVSKGQGGSPVKYAKNYIGLYYKDAIISLLNDEIAFDVNLSSGNDFGSVIFQSLSPGSKIENLDKLTITINEPRRNDTSVFGFLTYKLDMYSSSVDIMVKIKDSSGSSSLLYSFRSKGGLIKLPYEALKGSIIELYIYDKLVNQTVVN; encoded by the coding sequence TTGAGTGATAATAGACCACCACATAATAAAAATTTTTTAGATGATAAAAATTTAAGTAGTAGTAATGATTTGTGTGAATATAATGAAAATTTCGATAGGAAAGTTCTCACATTGCCCAAACATGTAGCTAAGGGTTTAATACTTACTATTTTTGGTTCTTTAATTATTTCGTGTGCAATATTTTTTATTTTTTTAAAAAGTAGTGATATTGTTGTTGTTCCGAATCTTAGTGAACTTTATCTTGAAGATGCAATTACTGAGCTTCAAAATAAAGAACTTATTCCTTATGTTGAACTTAAATTTTCATCAACTTCTCTTGATAAGGGAAAGGTAATAGATCAAAATCCTAAGAAAGGTACTGTTTTAAGACTTGATAGTAAGGTTAAGATCTTTATTAGTAAAGGAGCTGTGATCAATAAAGTTGATAGTTTTATTGGAAAAAATATTGATGATGTGCTTATTAATTTAAAAGCCAATTCAATTAATAATAACAGGATGCTTTATCATTTGTTAAAACCCATTGAAATTGAGAGTACTCTTCCAAAGGGGACAATAATTCGTCAGGAACCATCTCCAGGTACTAAGATTTCAAGCTTAGTTGATCTTCAATTTTTAGTAAGCAAGGGGCAAGGAGGCTCCCCTGTTAAATATGCAAAAAATTATATTGGTCTTTATTATAAAGATGCGATTATTTCTCTTTTAAATGATGAGATTGCTTTTGATGTGAATTTGTCAAGTGGCAATGATTTTGGAAGTGTTATTTTTCAATCTTTATCTCCCGGTAGTAAAATTGAAAATTTAGATAAATTAACAATTACTATTAATGAACCAAGGAGAAATGATACAAGTGTTTTTGGGTTTTTGACTTATAAATTGGATATGTACTCATCTAGTGTGGATATAATGGTTAAGATCAAGGATTCTAGTGGAAGTAGTTCTTTGCTTTATTCTTTTAGATCTAAGGGCGGACTTATTAAATTGCCTTATGAGGCATTAAAAGGTTCGATAATTGAACTTTATATTTATGATAAACTTGTGAATCAAACAGTAGTAAACTGA
- the gap gene encoding type I glyceraldehyde-3-phosphate dehydrogenase, with protein MKLAINGFGRIGRNIFKIAFERGIEVVAINDLTDSKTLAHLLKYDSTFGIYNKKVEVRDGSIVVDGKEIKIIAERDPKNLPWGRLGVDVVIESTGVFSTATTDRGGYLDHVEHAGAKKVILTVPAKDEIKTIVLGVNDHEITSDLRAVSNASCTTNCLAPLAKVLHETFGIEQGLMTTVHAYTNDQKILDLPHADLRRARAAALSIIPTSTGAAKAVGLVLPELKGKLNGTSMRVPVPTGSIVDFTVQLKKKDVTKEEINSVLKKASESRELGGILGYTEDPIVSSDIKGNSHSSIIDGLETMVLLNGFVKVLSWYDNEFGYSTRVVDLAQKLMK; from the coding sequence ATGAAGCTAGCTATTAATGGCTTTGGGCGTATAGGTAGAAATATTTTTAAAATTGCTTTTGAGAGAGGAATTGAAGTTGTTGCAATAAATGACTTAACAGATTCTAAGACACTTGCTCATCTTTTGAAATATGATTCAACTTTTGGAATATATAATAAAAAAGTAGAGGTAAGGGATGGATCAATTGTAGTAGATGGAAAAGAAATAAAGATTATTGCTGAACGCGATCCAAAAAATCTTCCTTGGGGTAGGCTTGGAGTTGATGTTGTAATTGAATCAACAGGTGTGTTTTCAACAGCAACAACTGATAGAGGTGGGTATCTTGATCATGTTGAGCATGCCGGTGCTAAAAAAGTAATTTTAACAGTACCTGCTAAGGATGAGATTAAGACAATTGTACTTGGTGTAAATGATCATGAGATTACTTCTGATTTGAGAGCTGTTTCTAATGCTTCATGTACAACAAACTGTCTTGCACCTCTTGCAAAAGTTTTGCATGAGACTTTTGGGATTGAACAAGGTCTTATGACTACTGTTCATGCTTATACAAATGATCAAAAAATCCTTGATTTGCCACATGCTGATCTTAGACGAGCACGAGCTGCGGCTCTTTCAATTATTCCTACTTCAACAGGTGCTGCTAAGGCTGTTGGACTTGTTTTACCTGAACTTAAGGGTAAACTTAATGGTACTTCTATGAGAGTTCCTGTTCCAACAGGTTCTATTGTTGACTTTACAGTGCAACTTAAGAAAAAAGATGTTACAAAAGAAGAGATCAATTCTGTGCTTAAGAAAGCATCAGAGTCTAGAGAACTTGGTGGTATTTTAGGATATACAGAAGATCCAATAGTATCTTCAGATATTAAGGGAAATTCTCATTCTTCAATAATAGATGGTCTTGAAACAATGGTGTTATTAAATGGTTTTGTAAAGGTACTCTCATGGTATGATAATGAATTTGGGTATTCTACAAGAGTAGTTGATCTTGCACAAAAGTTAATGAAATAA